In the Bradyrhizobium guangzhouense genome, one interval contains:
- a CDS encoding SDR family NAD(P)-dependent oxidoreductase, translating to MTKPLADRIALVTGASRGIGFAAALALAKAGAHIVATARTQGGLEELDDEIRKDGGSATLVPLNLTDTDGIARLGAGLHERYGKLDILVGNAGVLGPSSPIGHIELKTFNDVMAVNVSANFQLIRCMEPLLKQSDAGRAVFITSGAANKATAYVSPYAASKAALETLARAWAQETANTAIRVNLFNPGPIRTRMRATLMPGEDPATLDTPEQVAEFIVPMCAPDWTETGKFYDYKTRSLMSFRAPA from the coding sequence ATGACAAAGCCCCTCGCTGATCGTATCGCTCTCGTCACCGGCGCCTCCCGCGGCATCGGCTTTGCCGCGGCGCTCGCGCTGGCCAAGGCCGGCGCGCATATCGTTGCGACCGCGCGCACGCAAGGCGGGCTCGAGGAGCTCGACGACGAGATCCGGAAAGACGGCGGCAGCGCCACGCTGGTACCACTCAACCTCACGGATACCGACGGCATCGCGCGGCTTGGTGCCGGCCTGCACGAGCGCTACGGCAAGCTCGACATCCTCGTCGGCAATGCCGGCGTGCTCGGCCCCTCCTCGCCGATCGGCCATATCGAGCTGAAGACGTTCAACGACGTCATGGCCGTGAACGTCTCCGCGAACTTCCAGCTGATCCGCTGCATGGAGCCGCTGCTGAAGCAGTCCGACGCCGGCCGCGCCGTGTTCATCACCTCGGGCGCCGCCAACAAGGCAACCGCCTATGTCAGCCCCTACGCCGCCTCCAAGGCCGCGCTGGAGACGCTGGCGCGCGCCTGGGCGCAGGAGACCGCGAACACCGCCATCCGCGTCAATTTGTTCAACCCAGGCCCGATCCGCACCCGCATGCGTGCGACCCTGATGCCGGGCGAGGATCCGGCGACGCTCGACACGCCCGAGCAAGTCGCCGAATTCATCGTCCCGATGTGCGCGCCCGACTGGACCGAGACCGGCAAATTCTACGACTACAAGACGCGCAGCCTGATGAGCTTCCGCGCACCGGCCTGA
- a CDS encoding ABC transporter substrate-binding protein, with the protein MTTIARRSAALLACAAVFGFASSAYAQDKTVTIGVLNDMSSLYADIGGPGSVVAVKMAVEDSGLLAKGWKIDVVSGDHQNKPDVGVNIARQWIDTQKVDMITDTPNSGVALAVSNVAKEKNVVLLNNGGASADLTGKACNANTISYTYDTYMLANGTGKALTKAGGDSWFFLTADYAFGAALERDTSAVVTANGGKVLGGVKHPLNTSDFSSFLLQAQNSKAKIIGLANAGGDTTNAIKQAAEFGIVEGGQKLAALLLFINDVHSLGLKTAHGLTFTESFYWDLNDSTRAWSKRFQERTANKAMPSMTQAGNYAGVIHYLKALEALGGNPHDGAKVVAKMKEIPTDDPLFGKGPLREDGRRIIPAYLFEVKKPEESKGPWDYYKLVSTIPAEDAARPLKDSECPLVKK; encoded by the coding sequence ATGACAACGATCGCGCGCCGCTCCGCGGCCCTTCTGGCTTGTGCCGCCGTTTTCGGTTTTGCATCATCCGCCTACGCCCAGGACAAGACCGTCACGATCGGCGTGCTCAACGACATGTCCAGCCTCTACGCCGATATCGGCGGTCCCGGCTCCGTGGTGGCCGTGAAGATGGCGGTCGAGGATTCGGGCCTGCTGGCAAAGGGCTGGAAGATCGATGTCGTCAGCGGCGATCACCAGAACAAGCCTGATGTCGGCGTCAACATCGCGCGGCAGTGGATCGACACCCAGAAGGTCGACATGATCACCGACACGCCGAACTCCGGCGTGGCGCTGGCGGTCAGCAACGTTGCCAAGGAAAAGAACGTCGTCCTGCTCAACAATGGCGGTGCCAGCGCCGACCTCACCGGCAAGGCCTGCAACGCCAACACGATCTCCTACACTTACGACACCTACATGCTCGCCAACGGCACCGGCAAGGCGCTGACCAAGGCCGGCGGCGATAGCTGGTTCTTCCTGACCGCCGACTATGCCTTCGGCGCCGCGCTCGAGCGCGACACCAGCGCGGTTGTGACCGCAAACGGCGGCAAGGTGCTCGGCGGCGTCAAGCATCCGCTCAACACGTCGGATTTCTCGTCGTTCCTGCTCCAGGCGCAGAACTCCAAGGCGAAGATCATCGGGCTTGCCAACGCCGGCGGCGACACCACCAACGCGATCAAGCAGGCGGCCGAATTCGGCATCGTCGAAGGCGGCCAGAAACTCGCGGCGCTGCTGCTCTTCATCAACGACGTCCACTCGCTCGGCCTCAAGACCGCGCATGGCCTGACCTTCACGGAATCCTTCTACTGGGATCTCAACGATTCCACGCGTGCCTGGTCGAAGCGCTTCCAGGAAAGGACGGCCAACAAGGCGATGCCGTCGATGACGCAGGCGGGCAACTATGCCGGCGTGATCCATTACCTCAAGGCGCTGGAAGCGCTCGGCGGCAATCCGCATGACGGCGCCAAGGTCGTCGCCAAGATGAAGGAGATCCCGACCGACGATCCGCTGTTCGGCAAGGGCCCGCTTCGCGAGGACGGCCGCCGCATCATCCCGGCCTATCTGTTCGAGGTGAAGAAGCCCGAGGAGTCGAAGGGTCCCTGGGATTATTACAAGCTGGTCTCGACCATCCCGGCGGAAGATGCCGCAAGGCCCCTCAAGGACAGCGAATGCCCGCTGGTGAAGAAGTAA
- the der gene encoding ribosome biogenesis GTPase Der, with product MPFTIAIIGRPNVGKSTLFNRLVGQKLALVDDLPGVTRDRREGEARLGDLEFTIIDTAGLDEGAKGSLTARMQEQTEAAIAQADALFFVIDARIGLTPTDRAFADFARKANKPVLLIANKSEGKHGDAGAMESFALGLGDPIQISAEHGEGMGELYDALAKLMPEPVEEDEAEDDEPVSEEEAATRPIRVAIVGRPNAGKSTLINHLLGEERLLTSPEAGTTRDSIAVEINWKGREFRVFDTAGLRRRSRIEEKLEKLSVADALRAVRFAEVVVMMMDSQNRFEEQDLRIADLIEREGRAVVLAVNKWDLMETKGGGAISALRRDADHWLPQLKGVPIVAVSGLMGEGIDRLMQAIQDAYALWNRRVPTSALNRWFEQAIQANPPPAVSGRRLKLNYITQTKARPPSFVLFCSRADAVPQSYLRYLINSMREAFDLPGTPVRITLREKANPFAHKRKRPS from the coding sequence ATGCCCTTTACGATTGCCATCATCGGCCGGCCCAATGTCGGCAAGTCGACGCTGTTCAACCGCCTGGTCGGACAGAAGCTCGCGCTTGTCGATGATCTGCCGGGCGTCACCCGCGACCGCCGCGAAGGTGAGGCCAGGCTCGGCGATCTCGAGTTTACCATCATCGACACCGCAGGCCTCGATGAAGGCGCCAAGGGCTCGCTGACTGCGCGCATGCAGGAGCAGACTGAGGCTGCGATTGCGCAAGCGGATGCGTTGTTCTTCGTGATCGATGCCCGCATCGGGCTCACGCCGACGGACCGCGCGTTTGCCGATTTCGCCCGCAAGGCCAACAAGCCGGTCTTGCTGATCGCCAACAAGAGCGAAGGCAAGCACGGCGATGCCGGCGCGATGGAATCCTTTGCGCTTGGGCTGGGTGACCCCATCCAGATCTCGGCCGAACATGGCGAAGGCATGGGCGAACTCTACGACGCGCTTGCCAAGCTGATGCCGGAGCCTGTCGAGGAGGATGAGGCCGAGGACGACGAGCCCGTCTCCGAGGAAGAGGCCGCGACGCGCCCGATCCGGGTGGCCATCGTCGGTCGTCCCAATGCAGGCAAGTCGACGCTGATCAACCATCTGCTCGGCGAGGAGCGCCTGCTGACGAGCCCCGAGGCCGGCACGACGCGCGATTCCATCGCGGTCGAGATCAACTGGAAGGGCCGCGAGTTCAGGGTGTTCGACACCGCAGGCCTTCGCCGGCGCTCCCGCATCGAGGAAAAGCTGGAGAAGCTCTCGGTCGCCGACGCGCTGCGTGCGGTGCGCTTCGCCGAAGTCGTCGTGATGATGATGGATTCGCAGAATCGCTTCGAGGAGCAGGATCTGCGCATCGCCGATTTGATCGAGCGCGAGGGCCGGGCGGTCGTGCTCGCGGTCAACAAATGGGATCTGATGGAGACCAAGGGCGGCGGCGCGATTTCGGCTCTGCGCCGCGACGCCGATCATTGGCTGCCGCAGCTCAAGGGCGTGCCGATCGTCGCCGTCTCAGGCCTGATGGGCGAGGGGATCGACCGCCTGATGCAGGCCATCCAGGACGCCTATGCGCTCTGGAACCGGCGCGTGCCGACCTCTGCGCTCAATCGCTGGTTCGAGCAGGCGATCCAGGCCAATCCGCCGCCGGCCGTCTCGGGCCGCCGGCTGAAGCTGAACTACATCACCCAGACCAAGGCGCGGCCGCCGAGCTTCGTGCTGTTCTGCTCGCGTGCGGACGCAGTGCCGCAGTCTTACCTGCGCTATCTCATCAACTCGATGCGCGAGGCCTTCGACCTGCCGGGCACGCCGGTGCGCATCACGCTGCGCGAAAAGGCCAATCCGTTCGCCCACAAGCGCAAGCGGCCGTCGTGA
- a CDS encoding tetratricopeptide repeat protein yields the protein MSELFDEVDEEVRREQLKKLWDKYSLYFIALMVLIVAAVGGWRGYQYLEAKKAAEAGATFEKAVELSEQGKHAEAETAFADLAAKAPFGYRTLSRLRAAAEASARDPKAAAKMYDDIAADRSVGSEWQDLAKIRAASLLVDSASYADIQQRLETSAEPKSTFRHSARELLALSAWRNNDMAAARKWVDAIAEDGETPPGLRSRAEALQALLPPVAKS from the coding sequence GTGTCTGAATTATTTGACGAAGTCGACGAGGAAGTACGTCGCGAGCAGCTCAAAAAGCTGTGGGATAAATATTCGCTCTACTTCATCGCCCTGATGGTGCTGATCGTGGCGGCCGTGGGCGGCTGGCGCGGCTACCAGTACCTCGAGGCCAAGAAGGCCGCCGAGGCCGGCGCCACCTTCGAAAAGGCGGTCGAACTGTCGGAGCAGGGCAAGCACGCGGAGGCCGAAACGGCCTTTGCCGATCTCGCTGCCAAGGCCCCGTTCGGCTATCGCACCCTGTCGCGGCTCCGTGCCGCCGCGGAGGCGTCGGCCCGCGATCCCAAGGCTGCGGCGAAGATGTATGACGACATCGCCGCTGACCGCAGCGTCGGCAGCGAGTGGCAGGATTTGGCGAAGATTCGCGCGGCGAGCCTGCTGGTGGACAGCGCGAGCTACGCCGACATTCAGCAGCGGCTGGAGACATCCGCCGAGCCCAAATCGACCTTCCGCCACAGCGCCCGCGAGCTGCTGGCGTTGTCGGCCTGGCGTAACAACGACATGGCCGCGGCCCGCAAATGGGTCGATGCGATCGCCGAGGACGGCGAAACTCCGCCGGGCCTGCGCTCGCGCGCCGAGGCGCTCCAGGCCCTGCTGCCGCCCGTCGCCAAGAGCTGA
- a CDS encoding class I adenylate-forming enzyme family protein, producing the protein MDWSRSQIPPMRSEARFGDRVVPAFVDRPSSLWAMIAQTSARNGEGEALVCGHVRLSWQQTVEQAARIASGFRRLGLQRGDRVAILLGNRIEFPLLLFAAAHEGLVTVLLGTRQQKPEIAYVLADCGAKILIHEAALAERLPDARDVPDVIHRIAIDDDAKLSRFSVLADNAPAPTPIEANEEDTAMILYTSGTTGKPKGAMLAHCNIVHSSMVFVSCLELTAADRSIAAVPLAHVTGVVANITTMICCGGALIIMPEFKAADYLKLAARERVTYTVMVPAMYNLCLLQPDFDSYDLASWRIGGFGGAPMPVATIEKLKAAIPGLKLANCYGATETTSPSTIMPGELTASHIDSVGLPCPGARIIAMGANGRELPPGEIGELWIQSASVIKGYWNNPKATAESFTAGFWHSGDLGSVDSDGFVRVFDRQKDMINRGGLKIYSAEVESVLAGHPAVVESAIIAKPCPVLGERVHAVVVTRVQVGSEDLRAWCAERLSDYKVPETMAITADPLPRNANGKVLKRQLRELW; encoded by the coding sequence ATGGACTGGTCACGATCTCAGATTCCGCCGATGCGGTCCGAGGCGCGTTTTGGCGATCGGGTGGTGCCGGCTTTCGTCGATCGGCCTTCCAGCTTGTGGGCAATGATAGCGCAGACCTCGGCGCGCAACGGCGAGGGCGAAGCGCTCGTCTGCGGGCATGTCCGGCTGAGCTGGCAGCAAACGGTGGAGCAGGCGGCGCGGATTGCATCGGGCTTTCGCAGGCTCGGCCTGCAACGCGGTGACCGTGTTGCGATCCTGCTCGGCAATCGCATCGAATTTCCGCTGTTGCTGTTCGCCGCCGCGCACGAGGGGCTGGTTACGGTATTGCTCGGCACGCGCCAGCAGAAACCGGAGATCGCTTATGTGCTCGCCGATTGCGGCGCCAAGATCCTGATCCACGAGGCGGCGCTCGCTGAGCGGCTGCCGGACGCGCGGGATGTTCCTGACGTCATCCACCGCATCGCCATCGACGACGACGCGAAGCTGTCGCGTTTTTCCGTGCTGGCGGACAACGCGCCGGCCCCAACGCCGATCGAGGCGAACGAGGAGGACACCGCGATGATCCTCTACACCTCGGGCACGACGGGCAAGCCGAAAGGCGCCATGCTGGCTCACTGCAACATCGTGCATTCCTCAATGGTGTTCGTGTCTTGCCTGGAATTGACGGCGGCCGACCGCTCGATTGCAGCCGTCCCGCTCGCTCACGTCACCGGCGTCGTCGCCAACATCACGACGATGATCTGCTGCGGCGGCGCGCTGATCATCATGCCGGAATTCAAGGCCGCCGATTACCTCAAGCTCGCGGCGCGCGAGCGCGTCACCTACACGGTGATGGTGCCGGCGATGTACAATCTCTGTCTGCTGCAGCCCGATTTCGACAGCTACGATCTTGCGAGCTGGCGCATCGGCGGCTTCGGTGGCGCGCCGATGCCGGTCGCGACCATCGAGAAGCTCAAGGCGGCAATTCCCGGCCTGAAGCTTGCGAATTGCTACGGCGCGACCGAGACGACCTCGCCGTCCACCATCATGCCGGGCGAGCTGACGGCAAGCCATATCGACAGCGTCGGCCTGCCGTGTCCGGGTGCGCGGATCATCGCAATGGGAGCGAATGGCCGCGAACTTCCACCCGGCGAGATCGGCGAACTCTGGATTCAGAGCGCCTCCGTCATCAAGGGCTACTGGAACAACCCGAAAGCGACGGCCGAGAGCTTTACCGCCGGCTTCTGGCATTCCGGCGATCTCGGCTCGGTCGATTCGGATGGGTTCGTCCGCGTGTTCGACCGGCAGAAGGACATGATCAACCGCGGCGGCCTCAAGATCTATTCGGCCGAGGTCGAGTCCGTGCTGGCCGGCCATCCCGCCGTGGTCGAGAGCGCGATCATCGCAAAGCCATGCCCGGTCCTTGGTGAGCGCGTCCACGCGGTCGTGGTCACGCGCGTGCAGGTCGGCAGCGAGGACTTGCGGGCCTGGTGCGCCGAGCGGCTGTCCGATTACAAGGTGCCGGAGACCATGGCGATCACCGCCGATCCCCTGCCGCGCAACGCCAATGGCAAGGTCCTGAAGCGACAGTTGCGGGAGCTCTGGTAG
- a CDS encoding NnrU family protein, with protein MGLLVMILGLVLFFAAHVFTTKRDARAQAIARLGEGTYKILYSVVSLAGLALIVWGFGHYRATGWIDVWHPPKAMKHITIALMLPAVILVVASYLRGRIYATLKHPMLAGVKLWAFAHLLANGDLGSIILFGSFLGWGVYDRISLKHRADSGGPPIPVGGVTNDLIAIAVGIVVYLALAFAFHPVVIGVPVMGG; from the coding sequence GTGGGTCTGCTGGTCATGATCCTGGGGCTGGTGCTGTTTTTCGCCGCTCATGTTTTCACAACGAAGCGGGACGCACGCGCGCAGGCGATCGCGCGGCTGGGGGAAGGGACCTACAAGATCCTCTATTCGGTCGTCTCGCTTGCAGGGCTGGCGCTGATCGTCTGGGGCTTTGGCCACTATCGCGCGACCGGCTGGATCGACGTCTGGCATCCGCCCAAGGCGATGAAGCACATCACGATCGCGCTGATGCTGCCTGCCGTCATCCTGGTGGTCGCCTCCTATCTGCGCGGGCGCATCTATGCGACGCTGAAGCATCCGATGCTCGCTGGGGTGAAGCTTTGGGCCTTTGCGCATCTGCTCGCCAATGGCGATCTTGGCTCCATCATCCTGTTCGGCTCGTTCCTGGGTTGGGGCGTATATGATCGCATCTCGCTGAAGCATCGCGCCGACAGCGGCGGCCCGCCGATTCCGGTGGGCGGCGTCACCAATGATCTGATTGCGATCGCAGTCGGCATCGTCGTCTATCTGGCGCTGGCGTTTGCGTTCCATCCTGTCGTGATTGGTGTTCCCGTCATGGGCGGATAG
- a CDS encoding peptide chain release factor 3, with amino-acid sequence MSDIAATTAESPARSPLAAEVARRRTFAIISHPDAGKTTLTEKLLLFGGAINLAGQVKAKGERRNTRSDWMKIERERGISVVTSVMTFEFEGLVFNLLDTPGHEDFSEDTYRTLTAVDSAVMVIDAAKGIEARTRKLFEVCRLRDIPIITFINKMDRESRDVFELLDEIEKTLALDTTPMTWPVGRGRDFLGTYDVINGGVRLLEGGGAKTGAAQQIEIAELAKLNANLDASAVKDELELVTEASKPFELEAFREGHLTPVYFGSALRNFGVGDLLEGLGKFAPEPRAQDSDQRRVEATDPRMSAFVFKIQANMDPNHRDRIAFARLCSGKLSRGMKAKLVRTGKSMPLSSPQFFFAQDRSVADEAFAGDVVGIPNHGTLRIGDTLTEGEDFNFVGVPSFAPEIVRRVRLTDAMKAKKLKEALQQMSEEGVVQVFRPRDGAPALVGVVGALQLDVLKARLEAEYSLPVEFEVSEFQLARWVSSEDRKKLDTFIAANTSSIADDVDGDPVYLARNEFYLGYTKERAEGIEFTNVKDVKKKG; translated from the coding sequence CGCCGGCCCGTTCCCCGCTTGCCGCCGAAGTGGCGCGGCGGCGCACCTTTGCGATCATCTCGCATCCGGACGCCGGCAAGACCACGCTGACCGAAAAGCTGCTGCTGTTCGGCGGCGCCATCAACCTTGCCGGCCAGGTCAAGGCCAAGGGCGAGCGGCGCAATACCCGTTCGGACTGGATGAAGATCGAGCGCGAGCGCGGCATCTCGGTCGTGACGTCGGTGATGACCTTCGAGTTCGAGGGCCTCGTGTTCAACCTGCTGGACACGCCGGGCCACGAGGACTTTTCGGAGGACACCTATCGCACGCTCACGGCGGTCGATTCCGCCGTGATGGTGATCGACGCGGCCAAAGGTATCGAGGCACGCACGCGAAAGCTGTTCGAGGTCTGTCGCCTTCGCGATATCCCGATCATCACGTTCATCAACAAGATGGACCGCGAGAGCCGCGACGTTTTCGAGCTGCTCGACGAGATCGAGAAGACGCTGGCTCTCGACACCACGCCGATGACCTGGCCGGTCGGCCGGGGGCGCGATTTCCTCGGCACTTATGATGTCATTAACGGCGGTGTCCGCCTGCTCGAAGGCGGCGGAGCCAAGACCGGCGCGGCGCAGCAGATCGAAATCGCCGAGCTCGCCAAGCTCAACGCCAATCTCGATGCCTCCGCCGTGAAGGACGAGCTCGAGCTGGTCACCGAGGCCTCGAAACCGTTCGAGCTCGAAGCGTTCCGCGAGGGACATCTGACACCGGTCTATTTCGGCAGCGCGTTGCGCAATTTCGGTGTCGGCGACCTCTTGGAGGGTCTCGGCAAGTTCGCCCCCGAGCCGCGCGCACAGGATAGCGACCAGCGCAGGGTCGAAGCGACCGACCCGCGCATGAGCGCCTTCGTGTTCAAGATCCAGGCCAACATGGATCCGAACCACCGCGACCGCATCGCGTTCGCGCGCCTTTGCTCGGGCAAGCTCAGCCGCGGCATGAAGGCAAAGCTGGTGCGCACCGGCAAGAGCATGCCGCTGTCGAGCCCGCAATTCTTCTTTGCCCAGGATCGTTCGGTGGCCGACGAGGCCTTTGCCGGCGACGTCGTCGGCATCCCCAATCACGGCACGCTGCGCATCGGCGATACGCTGACCGAGGGCGAGGACTTCAATTTCGTCGGCGTCCCGAGCTTCGCGCCTGAAATCGTCCGCCGCGTCCGTCTCACCGACGCGATGAAGGCGAAGAAGCTGAAGGAAGCCCTTCAGCAGATGTCGGAGGAGGGCGTCGTCCAGGTGTTCCGTCCGCGCGACGGTGCGCCGGCGCTGGTCGGTGTGGTCGGTGCGCTGCAGCTCGACGTGCTCAAGGCGCGGCTCGAAGCTGAATATTCATTGCCGGTCGAGTTCGAGGTGAGTGAGTTCCAGCTCGCGCGCTGGGTCTCCTCGGAGGATCGCAAGAAACTCGACACGTTCATCGCGGCGAACACCTCAAGCATTGCTGACGATGTCGACGGCGATCCCGTGTACCTGGCGCGGAACGAGTTCTACCTCGGCTACACCAAAGAGCGCGCCGAGGGCATCGAGTTCACCAACGTCAAGGACGTCAAGAAGAAGGGCTAG